CGGGACGACATCCACCTTCATTTCGAGGCGTTCTTCAAGGTACTGCGACAGCCCGACAAAGTCAAAGAGGTCGGCACCCGAACCGAACGTGACCAGGATGTCGACATCGCTGCCCTCCCCCTGTTCGTCGCGGGCATAAGACCCGAAGAGGGCGATCCGTTCGACATGATACCGTTCCCTGAGTTCGTCTTTCATCGACCGCAGGATGCCGAGGAGTTCGGTGCGGGTTTTCATATCTCTCACATCCCCTGTATACGTCCTTTTGTGCCGCCGGACCGCTTTAACCTATTGCCCGGCGTGCCGCCCCATCATCTGCACAACAACCCCCACCGCCCGCCCGGACCCGTCACGCGGCACCGCCCATCCGAACACTATAAATGAACGCATGCACCACCCGAAACCAGATATGGACGCTCTCGCCCTGATCCGGCAGAACCTCAGCATCATCCGGGAACGCTACGGCGTGGCACGCATCGGCGTCTTCGGGTCGGTCGTGCGTGGGGAGGCCACCCCGGCGAGCGATATCGACGTCCTGGTGGAGTTCAGGGAGGGGGAGGAGACCTTCGACCACCTGATGGACCTCACGTTTTACCTCGAAGACCTGATGGGGCGCCCGGTCGATCTCGTGATCGCCGACACCCTGAAGCCCAGGGTCCGGGGCACGGTCCTGGCAGAGGTGGTCTATGCCTGGGGACCTGCTGCTCTATCTGGAGGACATCAGGGACGCCATCGCCGCCATCCGCTCCTATGTGGGGGAACGGTCGTTTGAGGATATAGTCGACGATCCGATGTGCCTTGATGCAATCGTTTTGCGGTTCATCACCATCGGGGAGGCGGTGAAACATCTCCCGCCCGACCTCACCGCCCGCCATCCCGAGATCGAGTGGCGAAAAATTGCCGGGCTCCGGGATATCAGCGTTCATTCGTATTATTCGGTGAAACCGACGATTCTCTGGGATATCATCCAGACCAGACTCGGCCCCCTGGAAGAGGCCGTCGAAGGTCTGATCCAGGACGAAGGGGAGTGAACCCTTCACCCCCACCCCATCATCTGCAGCACGATCGCCACCGCATGCTCGGCCCCATCATGCGGCACAACCCTCCGCACACTATAAATGAACGCATGCACCACCCGAAAAGAGCGATGAAAACCCCCACGGATAACCTCACCCTTCTCCTCGCCCGCTATGAAGGGCGGCAGATCGACTTCAAGGAAGAGGTGAGCAGCACCTTCTACAAACTCCTCTCCGCTTTCTCCAACACCGCCGGCGGAACCATTGTCCTCGGCGTCAGGGACAGCGACCACGCCGTCACCGGCATCGACCTCAGAAACAACGCCCAGAAAAAACTCGCAGACAGCATCAGCAGCCGGCTCGGTATCCACCCGGTCATCGAAATCCACGAGATCGACGGCAAAAACGTCCTCATCGTCACCGTCGAGCAGAGCCGCACGCCGGTCGCCTATGACGGCCGCTACTACACCCGCGTCGGCGACACCACCCGCGAGATGCTCCCCGACGAACTGCGGGGCTTCTTCCAGGAGAGCATCGAGTGGGACAGCGTCACCGGGACGTTCGACCTCGATGAGATCGACGCGGCGAGCGTCCGGCGGTTCCTCGCCCTCGCCCGTGCGGCCGGCCGCCTCACGGCCATCGACCCGGACGAACCGGTCGAGGCCGTCCTCCGCCGTCTCGGTCTTATCAGGGACGGCCGCATGACCAACGGCGCCGTCGTCCTCTTCGGCACGGACCCGCAGCGCCACTTCCCGAACACCGTCCTGCGGATCGGCAGGTTCAGGCGGGCCGACATCATCATCGGCGACCACGAGATCAGGGGCAACCTCTTCGCCCAGTTCGAGGAGGCCGAGCGGATCATCAAGAATTACATCGGCGTCCGCTACGACATCTCAGAGGAGGCGATGCGGGAGTCCTTCCAGCGAAAGGAGGTCTGGGACTACCCGCTCCCGGCGATCCGTGAGGCCCTTCTCAATGCCCTCATCCACCGTGACTACTTCAACAACACCGTCCAGACTCAGGTCAGGATCTTCGACGACCACATCCGCTTCCACAACCCGGGCCGCCTCCCCGAGGGCGTCACCATCGAGATGATCCTCAGGGAGCACTACTCCTACCTCCGCAACCCCCGGATCGCCGACATCTTCTACCGTGCCGGCCTGGTGGAGCGCTACGGGTCAGGGATCGAGCGGATCCTCCGGGCTTTCCGCGATGCCGGCGCCCCGGCCCCCACATTCTCCAGCACGCCCCTCGGTTTCACCATCGACATGCACACGGACGCCCTGACCGACGGCGCCCTGCAGGAGATGGGGCTTGGTGAACGGCAGATCTCGGCCGTTCATTACCTCAAGGAGCACGGCACCATCACCAACAGCCAGTACCAGGACCTCGCCGGCGTCTCGGCAACCACTGCCCTCAAGGAACTGAAAGCCCTGGCCGAACTCGGTATCCTGGAACGCAGGAGCCCCTCAAAGAAGAAGACGCATTATGTGCTGGCGCAGGGGCCGGTGCCTGATGTCTGATGTGTGGATATTATCGTGGCGATATTGTGAAAATGGCGCCTATAATCTGCCCGATTGATGTCCCGTGTTCGAGAGGTGCGGATAATGTGTGGATATTTGTGTGATAATGCGTGATCAGTGCGTGATGGTGCCCGGGGCAAAGAGGGGGAACCCTTCACCCCCACCCCATCATCTGCAGCACGATCGCCACCGC
This genomic interval from Methanofollis fontis contains the following:
- a CDS encoding nucleotidyltransferase family protein; protein product: MKTRTELLGILRSMKDELRERYHVERIALFGSYARDEQGEGSDVDILVTFGSGADLFDFVGLSQYLEERLEMKVDVVPETALRPEIRREVTRDMLVA
- a CDS encoding nucleotidyltransferase family protein yields the protein MDALALIRQNLSIIRERYGVARIGVFGSVVRGEATPASDIDVLVEFREGEETFDHLMDLTFYLEDLMGRPVDLVIADTLKPRVRGTVLAEVVYAWGPAALSGGHQGRHRRHPLLCGGTVV
- a CDS encoding HepT-like ribonuclease domain-containing protein, translating into MPGDLLLYLEDIRDAIAAIRSYVGERSFEDIVDDPMCLDAIVLRFITIGEAVKHLPPDLTARHPEIEWRKIAGLRDISVHSYYSVKPTILWDIIQTRLGPLEEAVEGLIQDEGE
- a CDS encoding ATP-binding protein — encoded protein: MKTPTDNLTLLLARYEGRQIDFKEEVSSTFYKLLSAFSNTAGGTIVLGVRDSDHAVTGIDLRNNAQKKLADSISSRLGIHPVIEIHEIDGKNVLIVTVEQSRTPVAYDGRYYTRVGDTTREMLPDELRGFFQESIEWDSVTGTFDLDEIDAASVRRFLALARAAGRLTAIDPDEPVEAVLRRLGLIRDGRMTNGAVVLFGTDPQRHFPNTVLRIGRFRRADIIIGDHEIRGNLFAQFEEAERIIKNYIGVRYDISEEAMRESFQRKEVWDYPLPAIREALLNALIHRDYFNNTVQTQVRIFDDHIRFHNPGRLPEGVTIEMILREHYSYLRNPRIADIFYRAGLVERYGSGIERILRAFRDAGAPAPTFSSTPLGFTIDMHTDALTDGALQEMGLGERQISAVHYLKEHGTITNSQYQDLAGVSATTALKELKALAELGILERRSPSKKKTHYVLAQGPVPDV